The genomic window TGGTCTTGGCGGTGATTCTGCTTGGCTATATTTCGTTCACAAAATTGGGGGTGGATCTTTTCCCCGATCTCAACAATCCCAGAATTTTTATCGAGCTGAAAGTTGGGGAGCGACCGCCAGAAGAGATCGAAAAGCAATTTGTGGAAAGCATCGAATCGCTGGCCATTCGGCAGAAAAAAGTGACGCGAGTATCATCGATCATTCGGGTTGGCTCAGCGCAGATCACCGTCGAGTATGGTTGGAATGCCGACATGGACGAGGCGTTTCTGGATCTGCAAAAGACGCTAGCCACCTTCAGCCAGAACGCCGAGATCGATGAATTGAACATCACCCAGCACGATCCCAATGCAGCGCCAGTGATGATCTTGGCACTCTCCCATCCGCAAATCGATGACATGGATGAACTGCGCCGAGTCGCTGAGAACTATCTGCGCAATGAGCTGATTCGCCTCGAAGGGATTGCTGAAGTAGAGCTATTGGGCAAGGAACAAAAGGAAGTGGTAATTGAAACCAACAATTACCTTTTGGAGGCCTACAACCTGACTCCGACAGCGGTAGCGAATCGTATCCGAAATTACAATCGTAACGCATCGGGCGGCTCAATTGTTGAAATGGGCCGCAAGTACATCATCAAGGGCGTCGGCGAATTTCAATCGCTGGAGCAGATCGGTAATGTCATTGTTACCTATGCGCAACCCACAGCGGTGAGCACTGGTTTGCAAGCCACATCTACCCAGGAACGGGTGCCCGTTTACCTCCGTGACGTTGCCCGCATCTCATTTCGGAATAAAGAACCAGAAAATATCGTCCGCGTCAATCAGCAGCGCTGCATGGCGCTTGCGATCTATAAAGAGACAAAATTTAATACCGTCAAAGCAGTGGATGATCTGCTCAAAGCACTGGAGAACTTGCGGAAGGCTTTGCCGGGATATGAGCTGACCGTCATTCAAAATCAGGGAGAATTCATTAAAACCGCGGTGAATGAGGTAAAGCAAACCGCTTTAATCGGCATCATCCTTGCCGTGATCGTCATCTATGTCTTTCTTCGGCGGCTGGGTGCCACAGCGATCATCAGTACCGCTATCCCTATTTCGATCATCGCCACTTTTAACCTGTTGTACTTCAAAGGCCTGACATTGAACATCATGACCCTGGGTGGGCTGGCACTCGGCGCTGGGATGCTGGTGGACAATGCCATCGTGGTGATGGAAAATATCTATCGTCTCTTGGAATCGGGAAAATCTTTGCGCGAGGCTGCCATTGAAGGGACTGCTCAGGTCAGTGGCGCTATCATAGCGTCGACCCTAACTACGATTGTGGTATTTTTGCCGATCGTCTATTTGCATGGTTCAGCCGGGGAGCTATTCAAAGATCAGGCTTGGACAGTAGCATTCTCACTGCTCTCGTCACTGGTAGTTGCAATTCTGGTTATCCCGATGTTGAGCGCCCATGCGCTCAATCCTTCGCCCGAAAAATCGCTACCTCGCTCGATCCATTTCAAGGGATACAGCAGGCTGCTCGATAAAATTCTGGATCGCAGGTGGCTGGTAATTGCTGGGGCAATAGGATTGATAGCGATTGCCATCATCTTGATCCCGGTTGTGGGGAGCGAATTCGTTCCCAAAACGGATTTAAGTGAGTTCTCGATTGAATTAAAATTGCCAGAAGGAACTGCCTTGCGCCGGACCGAGCAGACGGTGGACAATATCGAACACATCGTTCGGGAGATCCTTGGCAAAGATCTTGAGACCCTTTATAGCAAGATCGGGCCATCCTCAGAACTTACCGGCAGCGAGACTTCGATCTTCAAGGGTGAAAACACTGCCACAATGAAAATTGCCTTGACGCCGAACCATAAAATCTCAGTGGATGCTTATATTACTCGCTTGGGGAAGGCGCTCTCTGACGTTCCTGAATTAGAGATGCAGTTCATTCAAGAACAAACCGCATTGCAAACCACGTTGGGAACGGAGTCCGCGCCCATCGCCATCGAAATTCGCGGCGAAGACCTCGCGGTGCTCCAAGATTTGACAGACCAGGTCAAGACGCAATTGCAACAGATGAACGAGCTGTTCAATTTGACCACCAGTTTTGATGAAGGTCGGCCTGAGGTGGAAGTGGTATTGGATCGGGTTAAAGCGGGGATTTATAATATCGGGATTGAAACGATCAGTTCTCAGCTTCAAGACCAGCTCATGGGCCGCAATGCTGGGCAATGGGAATACAAAGGGGAATTGCACGATTTGACCATCAAATTGCCCGAAATTAGTCTCAAGCAGCTTGAGGACATTGTGATCGAAAGCGGAGGACAAAAGTTCCGCTTAAATGAATTAGCGAATATCAGGGTGGCAATGGCGCCGCGTGAGATTTTGCGTACCAATCAAGCACGGATTGGCAAAGTCACCGCCTATCTGCGGACCGATAAACCGTTCGATCAGGTCGTCCGCGAAATCGAAAAACGGCTAAGCAAAATCGATTTTCCCCCAGATTATCAATACCAGATCACTGGGGAAGAGCAGAAACGCAAAGAGGCTTTCAACAATCTCAAATTTGCCTTGATCCTATCAATCATTCTGGTTTACATGGTTCTGGCTTCACAGTTTGAATCACTCATTCATCCTTTCACCATTTTGTTAACGATCCCATTAGCCGGCGTTGGTGCAATTCTAATCTTTTTCATCCTCGGAAAATCATTAAATATGATGGCCTATATCGGGATCATCATGCTGGCGGGCATTGCGGTGAACGACTCCATCATCCTAGTGGATGCGATTAATCAACTGAGGCGAGATGGGGTTGCCAAGCGAGAGGCGATCCTCGAAGCAGGCCAGCGCCGAATTCGGCCGATCATCATGACCAGCCTGACCACAATCTTAGCGCTGCTCCCGTTGACGTTCGGATTCGGTGAGGGGGCTGCATTGCGATCCCCCATGGCGTTGGCTGTAATCGGCGGCTTAACGACATCGACGCTCCTGACTTTGGCCGTGATTCCCTGCGTGTATTGGGTGTTGGATCAGTTGGGATGGCAGAAATGAATGAGAAGCAGTGAGCAACTCTCTGGATTCAATGTTTGGGATTCACCTATTGCTCATTTCAGGCCTCAATGCTGGATCTGAAATTTGGACAATGGCATTGCAATTCGTTGGCTCGTTTCAATTCATTGGGAAAAGAAAAACACGGGTTAGCATAATTCATGAACATCATCCAATTCATCATAAACAGAAAAACTTTCATCTCCATGCTCTTTATTGGGCTGGTGCTGTTGGGTTACATTTCGTACCAACAACTGCCGGTAGAGTTATTTCCGAATGCCGAACTGCCATTTTTGATCGTGAACATCAATGGCGCACGCGAAATGGATCCCGCATATATGGAAAAGCACGCCATTATTCCGCTGGAGGGAGCGATCAGCACATTGCAGGGAATCGACAAGATCGAATCGTTCGCGGATCGACGCAGCGGTCGAATTATCGTC from candidate division KSB1 bacterium includes these protein-coding regions:
- a CDS encoding efflux RND transporter permease subunit produces the protein MKKLTTFSVNYPITISMLVLAVILLGYISFTKLGVDLFPDLNNPRIFIELKVGERPPEEIEKQFVESIESLAIRQKKVTRVSSIIRVGSAQITVEYGWNADMDEAFLDLQKTLATFSQNAEIDELNITQHDPNAAPVMILALSHPQIDDMDELRRVAENYLRNELIRLEGIAEVELLGKEQKEVVIETNNYLLEAYNLTPTAVANRIRNYNRNASGGSIVEMGRKYIIKGVGEFQSLEQIGNVIVTYAQPTAVSTGLQATSTQERVPVYLRDVARISFRNKEPENIVRVNQQRCMALAIYKETKFNTVKAVDDLLKALENLRKALPGYELTVIQNQGEFIKTAVNEVKQTALIGIILAVIVIYVFLRRLGATAIISTAIPISIIATFNLLYFKGLTLNIMTLGGLALGAGMLVDNAIVVMENIYRLLESGKSLREAAIEGTAQVSGAIIASTLTTIVVFLPIVYLHGSAGELFKDQAWTVAFSLLSSLVVAILVIPMLSAHALNPSPEKSLPRSIHFKGYSRLLDKILDRRWLVIAGAIGLIAIAIILIPVVGSEFVPKTDLSEFSIELKLPEGTALRRTEQTVDNIEHIVREILGKDLETLYSKIGPSSELTGSETSIFKGENTATMKIALTPNHKISVDAYITRLGKALSDVPELEMQFIQEQTALQTTLGTESAPIAIEIRGEDLAVLQDLTDQVKTQLQQMNELFNLTTSFDEGRPEVEVVLDRVKAGIYNIGIETISSQLQDQLMGRNAGQWEYKGELHDLTIKLPEISLKQLEDIVIESGGQKFRLNELANIRVAMAPREILRTNQARIGKVTAYLRTDKPFDQVVREIEKRLSKIDFPPDYQYQITGEEQKRKEAFNNLKFALILSIILVYMVLASQFESLIHPFTILLTIPLAGVGAILIFFILGKSLNMMAYIGIIMLAGIAVNDSIILVDAINQLRRDGVAKREAILEAGQRRIRPIIMTSLTTILALLPLTFGFGEGAALRSPMALAVIGGLTTSTLLTLAVIPCVYWVLDQLGWQK